One segment of Leptospirillum ferrooxidans C2-3 DNA contains the following:
- a CDS encoding GatB/YqeY domain-containing protein yields the protein MSLSLLERIQSDIKDSLRSGQKERLSILRMVMAQIKNKAIEKGRDAQLTEDEIVDLLAGMLRKMEESVAQFTMGGREDLAEKERSEMVVIREFMPEPLSVEQIDGLIAEAIKETHATSAKEMGSVMKWLTPKTMGRADNRVVSQKVKALLGG from the coding sequence ATGTCACTGTCTCTTCTTGAAAGGATCCAGTCCGATATCAAGGACAGTCTTCGTTCCGGCCAGAAGGAGAGGCTGTCCATTCTCCGGATGGTGATGGCCCAGATCAAGAACAAGGCGATTGAAAAGGGACGGGATGCCCAGCTCACAGAGGATGAGATTGTTGATCTTCTTGCCGGGATGCTGAGGAAGATGGAGGAGTCTGTTGCCCAGTTTACGATGGGCGGACGTGAGGATCTTGCAGAAAAAGAGAGATCCGAGATGGTCGTGATCCGGGAGTTTATGCCCGAACCTCTTTCTGTCGAGCAGATTGATGGACTGATCGCTGAAGCCATAAAAGAGACTCATGCAACATCTGCAAAGGAAATGGGTTCAGTCATGAAGTGGCTGACTCCAAAAACAATGGGTCGTGCAGATAACAGGGTCGTCAGTCAAAAGGTGAAAGCATTACTGGGGGGGTAA
- the rpsU gene encoding 30S ribosomal protein S21, with protein MTGVRIKENESFESALKRFKKQCEKAGILSEIKKREHYEKPSVRLKKKALSARKKALKRARMAVR; from the coding sequence ATGACTGGTGTTCGTATCAAGGAAAATGAGTCCTTTGAAAGTGCGTTGAAGCGGTTTAAAAAACAGTGTGAAAAAGCGGGCATTCTTTCGGAGATCAAGAAAAGGGAACACTATGAAAAGCCCAGCGTTCGACTGAAGAAAAAAGCCCTTTCGGCTCGAAAGAAAGCTTTGAAGCGTGCCCGTATGGCGGTCCGGTAG
- a CDS encoding HU family DNA-binding protein, producing the protein MAKSTMTKSDLIDAIAAKSPTLTKKAVGEVVDHLFKTVTESVAKGNEVSVVGFGKFHSVKRKARMGRNPATGAAIKIAATTSPRFSAGKAFKDAVAKKK; encoded by the coding sequence ATGGCCAAATCCACCATGACCAAGTCCGACCTGATCGATGCTATCGCAGCCAAAAGCCCAACATTGACAAAGAAAGCTGTTGGCGAAGTGGTAGATCATCTGTTCAAGACCGTTACGGAAAGTGTTGCCAAAGGAAATGAAGTCAGTGTTGTCGGTTTTGGAAAATTCCATTCCGTCAAGAGAAAGGCAAGGATGGGCAGAAACCCCGCAACGGGCGCAGCCATCAAGATCGCAGCAACAACATCTCCACGTTTTTCCGCTGGAAAAGCCTTCAAGGATGCAGTCGCCAAAAAGAAGTAA